The nucleotide sequence GTAGCCACCGGGCAGGGAGCCGAAGAGCGGGTCGGTGTCGAAACTGCCAGTGGTGTCGCCGCCGTATGGGGCGTACCCGGCGTGGGTGTGCTGGTCGGTCACCAACTTCTCTCTCGCCTCGGCAGCAGAACCAGGGCCTCTCGGAAGCCGTCCTTGGAGGGAGGGCCCCGGGAGGGGAAAGCAGTGGCCGCGACTGTACCCGGCGGTATACGACGGCGACAATCTTCGGCGGGTTCTGGGCCCTGCGGAAAGGGGCATTCGGCCGTCTTTCGGGGGACTGCGGGCACAGCTTTGGCCCTATGTTCGAAACGTGTTCGAGTGTATTGACGTCTCGCTCAGGCCACGGAGACCGCTCCGTCGACCCCGGCGGCGCTCCGCTCGGACCCGAGGACGCGTCGGATTCCGGCCGCGACCGCCGGATGGACGGGCAGGGCGAGATGGCCCACGCCGGTCACCCGCACGTTCTCGGTGTCGAGGTCCGGGTGGTCGATCCTGGCCGTCCCCACGGGGGTCATCAGCGGGTCCAGATCGCTCCAGAAGCTCACGAACCGGGTGCGGCAGCCGGGCGCGGGGAGCCGTAGCTCCTTCATGACGGCCGAGCCGGGCCGCATCTGCCGCACGATGGGGTGCGCGCTGGCGATCGGGACGACGGACGTGCCCTCGTGCGGCGTGCCCAGCGTGACCAGGGTCCTGATCCGCGCGTCGCCGTCCAGCCGCTGGACGTAGTAGCGGGCGATCAGGCCGCCCAGGCTGTGCCCGATGACATCGACCCGCCGGTGCCCCGTACGGGCGCAGATCTCCTCGATGCGCTCGCCGAGGGTGGCGGCCGCGGTCGGGATGTCGCAGGTCAGCGGGGAGTAATTGATGAATTCCAGATGCCGCCAGCCGTGCCGGGACAGGGAGCGCCGCAGCAGGACGAAGACGGAGCGGTTGTCCACGAACCCGTGCACCATCAGGACCGGCGGGTGCGCGCGGCCCTCCGTGGGGAGTTTCGTCGTGTCGGCCGGCAGATCGGCGTCCCGGCGCTCCTGGGTGAAGCCGGTCGGGTAGAGGAGCAGATGACCCGTGAGAATCGCCAGGTCCAGGGCGGTGGCCTGCAGCCACATCAGCGGTGGCCATTGGAAGGGCGGAATCCTCATGGTCACCTCCGAACGGCGCTGCCGAGTCGTGCGCTAACGCCATAAAGCGAACATGTCCTCTATGTGATTTCCCCCTCCCGGCCTCCGCGAAACAGCAGGTTGCGGGATGCTGTGGATAACGTTCGTTCACATCTTCGTACCGTCACCGGTTCGAAGACCCGTGCCAGTGACAGCGCAGTCGGTATGTGGAGGCAGTGATGGGTGTGTCCGGTCCGATCCGAGTGGTGGTGGCCAAGCCCGGTCTCGACGGCCACGATCGTGGGGCCAAGGTGATCGCGCGTGCGCTGCGGGACGCCGGGATGGAGGTCATCTACACGGGTCTCCACCAGACGCCCGAGCAGATCGTGGACACCGCGATCCAGGAGGACGCCGACGCGATCGGTCTGTCCATCCTGTCCGGTGCGCACAACACGCTCTTCTCGAAGGTCATCGAGCTGCTGAAGGAGCGGGAGGCCGAGGACATCAAGGTCTTCGGCGGCGGCATCATCCCCGAGGCGGACATCCCGCCGCTGAAGGAGCTGGGCGTGGCGGAGATCTTCACGCCGGGGGCGACGACGACGTCGATCGTCGACTGGGTCAACGCGAACGTCCGCCAGCCGGCCGGCGCGTAAACCCGGCCAGGGGGACGTACGGGTCTCCGCCGCCGACAGCGGAGACCCGTACGTCCGTCCCGTCGCTCGGGCTACGCCTTCACGCCCGCCCCCAGGCCCGGTGTCTGGTTCCAGCCGCGCACCTTGTCGGCCAGCTTCACCAGCGCGCCGCCGCCGGAACGTGCCGCAGCGTTCGGGGGAATGTCGATGTAGAACAGCGCCTCGTAGGGGACGTCGTCGTCGCCGCCCCAGCGGACCAGGCCGCCGCAGTCGTCCAGGATGTCCCGCACGACGCTCCGCTGCGGCTGCGTCAGCCCGCCCCTGGCGCCCTTCACATAGGAACCGGGACGGATGGTGACCGCGGTCCCGGAGGCCTGGTTCGCCTCCGGATGACCGGCGTCGAGGCCGGTGAGAGGCCGCCAGCCGACGACCTCCCCTTCGCGCAGGGTCTCTATCTCGTAGTGCCAGCGCCGCACGACGTGCACCAGGACGGTTTCCACCATGCCGAGGCGGGTGGCGACGGTGAATCCGGCGCCGGAGACCGGGCGCGACCACACCCCCTGGTCGGTGTTGGCCGAGTCGGCCACCAGCCACCCGTTCGGGGTCGCCGGGTGCTTACGCGGTTCCTGGGTCCGCTGCCCCTCGTTCTCCGCCGCGGCGGCGGGAACCAGGAGCCCTCCGGACGCCGACACCAAGGCGGCGCCCGCTCCGATCCCGGCGAGTCTCATGAGCATCGCGCGCCGAGGCATGGCCTGTTGCGTCATGTCTGAATCCGTTTCCTTCAGTCAGGTCAGTGGAGGAGCTTGAATGCGATTACCGCAAGCAGGTACGGAACGGGGATGACGAGCGCGGCGGCGGTCCACTGCCGCCATCGCCGTCCCCTGTTGGCCGGGAGCAGGACATCCACCAGGAGCACCACCAGCAGACCCAGCCCGCCGACGAGGACCACGCCGACCCTGGCCCATCCGGCGCCTTCGACCATGCTGGAATCGCCACAGGTGTTGAGCCCGTAGCCCGAGTTGTCGAACGCGCACGCGCGGTACGTGGTGAGGAGCAGCCACGCCGAATGGAGCGGGAGCACGGCGGGTACGCCGAGCAGCAGGTTGACCCAGACCGGCGCCAGACGGCGCCACCGGGGCTGCCGGGGCTGCCGCGTCAGTTCACTGCTCTCCTGCTCCATCACGGTCCTCACTTCAGACGGAGGTTCGTACCCTTGGACAGGTACGTGCGGAACACCTTGTTGTACTTGTCCTCGAATATGCGGTAGAGCCCCATGCGGAGCTTGGCCTGCTGCGCCGCCTCCGCCGTGTTGCCCTGGTAGTACTTCAGGATCAGCTCGGTGTCGGTCTCGCTCGTCGTCAGTCCGGGGCGGGCCATACCGTTCTCGGACGCGTGCAGGATGTGCATGTAGGGCACCGTCGAGATGTTGTACGACTGGTTGTAGTGCAGCTTCTCCCAGACGGTCCAGATGTCCGCGTCCTTGGTGGGATCGAGCTTCGCCTCGTCGAGCAGCCCCAGGTCGACCGCGTGGTTGCGCGCGGTGATCGCCCTGTTCCCGAAGATCTGTCCCACTCCGGTGGAGCAGTCGTTGAACGGCGTGAGCTTGTTCAGGAACTGGGTCGCCCAGTCCGGCAGCGAACCGTCGTTGTAGTACTCCCAGACGCAGGCGTCCGAGAATTCGTCGTTGGCCTTCGGCACGGCCAGGTCCCCGATGCTGGTGACGTTGAAGTGCCGCAACTCCCAGATGGCGGAGGTCTGGATGAGTGCCTTGCGCATCTTCAGCATCCGGGCGAGCGACGTGAACAGGTCGTCCCAGGACAGCATGAACTCGACGCAGAAGCTGGTGGTGTACTTGGTCTTGCCGAGCGAGGGCCAGCTGTCGGGCGGGCCGGACTCGGGAATGCCGATGGACTTCAGGTATGTCTGGACGTCCGTCACGAGCTGATCGGTCCACGACATTTCGAACGGGACGTCGAGGTCGGTGTTGGGCGGCGGCGTGTCGAAGGTCCGCTGTCCGGTCTCACGGCCG is from Streptomyces sp. NBC_00370 and encodes:
- a CDS encoding alpha/beta fold hydrolase; its protein translation is MRIPPFQWPPLMWLQATALDLAILTGHLLLYPTGFTQERRDADLPADTTKLPTEGRAHPPVLMVHGFVDNRSVFVLLRRSLSRHGWRHLEFINYSPLTCDIPTAAATLGERIEEICARTGHRRVDVIGHSLGGLIARYYVQRLDGDARIRTLVTLGTPHEGTSVVPIASAHPIVRQMRPGSAVMKELRLPAPGCRTRFVSFWSDLDPLMTPVGTARIDHPDLDTENVRVTGVGHLALPVHPAVAAGIRRVLGSERSAAGVDGAVSVA
- a CDS encoding cobalamin B12-binding domain-containing protein, giving the protein MGVSGPIRVVVAKPGLDGHDRGAKVIARALRDAGMEVIYTGLHQTPEQIVDTAIQEDADAIGLSILSGAHNTLFSKVIELLKEREAEDIKVFGGGIIPEADIPPLKELGVAEIFTPGATTTSIVDWVNANVRQPAGA